One window from the genome of Malus domestica chromosome 01, GDT2T_hap1 encodes:
- the LOC114826445 gene encoding cytochrome P450 704C1-like — translation MDVLSFPLPPLIAISLAVVILTVLVIRSRARRLGAEKKKRYHPVVTNFLNTLVNFPRLHHYMTEFEHKHKTYRAYNVLIDYVVTTDPANVEYILKTNFANYGKGWYHYGILSDLLGDGIFAVDGEKWLHQKKVSSNELTTKIVKDFSSTVFKTNAVKLARIISEAATCNKAIEIQELFMKATLDSIVKILLGIELDTMDGTNEEGTRFAHAFDVANEMTIYRYVDFSWKIKRFLNIGSEALLRKNIKVIDQFVCNLIKIKIETDNSSEDELLAVKKQDIISRLLESQETDPKYLRDLILCLISAGRDTTASTLTWFIYMLCKHPHIQEKVAQEVREATNLEDSSCIDEVAASLTEEALEKMQYLHAALSETLRLYPAVPLNAKVCLADDTWPDGFSVKKGNFVGYHVYGMGRMKYLWGDDAKEFRPERWLNENGLFQQESPFKFTAFNAGPRICIGKDFAYRQTKLICAVLLGCYKFKLSEEKKVAHYLTKISFHIDGGLYVHASPRP, via the exons ATGGATGTTCTTTCCTTTCCCTTACCTCCTCTCATAGCAATAAGTTTAGCGGTTGTAATTTTAACTGTGCTTGTGATAAGATCCCGTGCTAGAAGGTTGGGTGCTGAGAAGAAAAAGAGATACCATCCTGTCGTCACAAATTTCTTAAACACCCTCGTCAACTTCCCTAGGCTGCACCATTACATGACCGAGtttgaacacaaacacaaaacTTACAGGGCGTACAATGTGCTCATAGATTACGTTGTCACCACGGATCCTGCAAATGTTGAATACATCCTCAAAACAAACTTTGCAAACTACGGCAAG GGTTGGTACCACTACGGCATTTTGTCAGATCTTTTAGGAGACGGGATCTTTGCTGTGGATGGAGAAAAATGGCTGCATCAAAAAAAGGTATCGAGCAATGAATTAACAACCAAAATTGTGAAAGACTTCAGCAGTACAGTCTTCAAAACCAATGCAGTAAAACTTGCACGGATAATTTCTGAAGCTGCAACCTGCAACAAAGCAATTGAGATCCAA GAATTGTTTATGAAAGCAACCTTAGACTCAATCGTCAAGATTCTTCTTGGAATTGAACTAGACACCATGGACGGAACAAATGAAGAAGGTACTCGGTTTGCCCATGCTTTTGATGTAGCAAACGAAATGACCATCTATCGTTATGTTGATTTCTCGTGGAAGATCAAAAGGTTCTTAAACATTGGATCAGAAGCACTGCTAAGGAAGAATATCAAAGTGATAGATCAATTTGTTTGTAACTTAATCAAAATAAAGATTGAAACAGATAATTCATCAGAAGATGAGCTACTGGCA GTAAAGAAACAAGACATCATTTCAAGGCTTTTGGAATCTCAAGAGACCGATCCAAAGTACTTGAGAGACTTGATCCTTTGTCTCATTTCTGCCGGAAGAGATACAACGGCTAGCACTCTTACGTGGTTTATTTATATGCTATGCAAGCATCCTCATATACAAGAAAAGGTTGCACAAGAAGTTAGAGAGGCAACAAATCTGGAAGATAGTTCATGCATTGATGAGGTTGCTGCCAGCCTTACTGAAGAAGCTCTTGAAAAAATGCAGTATCTACATGCAGCTTTGTCTGAGACACTCAGGCTCTACCCTGCAGTTCCACTG AACGCGAAAGTTTGTTTAGCTGATGATACCTGGCCAGATGGATTTAGTGTCAAAAAAGGCAATTTTGTGGGATACCATGTTTACGGAATGGGCAGGATGAAATATCTGTGGGGTGATGATGCAAAAGAATTTCGGCCAGAGAGATGGCTCAACGAAAATGGTCTTTTCCAGCAAGAAAGCCCTTTCAAATTCACAGCTTTTAAT GCGGGGCCAAGAATTTGTATAGGAAAGGACTTTGCCTATAGGCAGACAAAGCTCATCTGTGCCGTGCTTTTAGGGTGCTACAAATTCAAGCTGAGTGAAGAGAAGAAAGTGGCCCATTACTTGACCAAAATCAGCTTCCATATAGACGGGGGACTTTATGTGCATGCTTCTCCAAGACCTTAA
- the LOC139191309 gene encoding uncharacterized protein codes for MNSNFGSSSDYNWGSSSNSKLEEKWVQMRREDEESDEEVQVRRNKQNRAAAITVAMVCQPTEEQPQWGGFVVGYSYKPQNRAMTHANLMNNYFKLNSVYTEKDFRQRFQMRRHVFKRLLRDIQQVNPYFRQKRDRAGRPGFSPHQKVTVALRMMAYGSPVNSMDETHDMFESTCLDTLKQLCDIIVHVYKD; via the coding sequence atgaattccaactttggatcatcTTCAGATTATAActgggggtcctcatccaattccaaattggaagaaaaatgggtgcaaatgagacgagaagatgaggagtctgatgaagaagttcaagtaaggcgCAACAAACAAAATAGAGCAGCAGCCATAACTGTggccatggtgtgtcagccaactgaggaacaacctcaatggggtggctTTGTTGTTGGTTACTCTTACAAACCACAAAACAGAGCGATGACGCatgccaatctgatgaacaactacttcaaaCTCAACTCGGTGTACACAGAAAAGGATTTCAGACAACGCTTCCAAATGAGGCGTCATGTCTTCAAGCGTTTACTTCGTGATATCCAGcaggtcaatccatactttcgacAGAAGCGAGACAGAGCAGGCCGccctggtttctcacctcatcagaaggttactGTTGCACTCCGAATGATGGCCTATGGCTCCCCAGTTAattcgatggatgaaacccATGATATGTttgagtctacatgccttgatactcttAAACAATTATGTGACATAATTGTTCATGTTTACAAAGACTAG